Proteins encoded by one window of Betaproteobacteria bacterium:
- a CDS encoding beta-lactamase family protein codes for MACFIAALVPAGPSLALDLPGLLSTLESLRARHAVAGFGLAVVKDGQPVYVGGGGTADRQIGRAVDGDTLWRIGSVTKVFTGIATLIALRNVDQGLDSPLRTIIPEAPFVNPWEKSDPVRVGHLLEHTAGLSDLSRIEFDSTDPKPLSLDEAFRLDPSSRLLRWPPGRYSSYSNVGAGMAALVIERLSGEEYESFVASRILRPLGMSSAGFRLDSSAAARLAQGYDSDGVKPLPYWHVLYRAFGGLNADGRDMARFLQWLLEPSRAAVLSSAEMSRLETPDTTLAARSGLRYGYAKGVYQYVHDGFVWMGHGGDADGYLSRLGYRREAGVGYFLVINAFKPRALREMQDAVETALEGGFSRPEPPPVMALESSELGAMAGCYRTVTRRFTWQDSGDEESLTVRVRGDHLVTVSASGAEGDLWPVTPSHFRRTDETVATSAIVRDLDGRLILQGDMGNLRRETGLPDAGGCVP; via the coding sequence ATGGCATGCTTCATCGCCGCCCTGGTTCCTGCCGGTCCCTCGCTCGCATTGGATCTCCCCGGCCTCCTGAGCACTCTCGAATCGCTGCGTGCGCGTCATGCGGTGGCCGGGTTCGGCCTGGCGGTCGTCAAGGATGGACAGCCTGTCTACGTGGGGGGCGGTGGAACCGCAGACAGGCAGATTGGAAGGGCCGTCGACGGCGACACCCTGTGGCGCATCGGATCGGTCACCAAGGTCTTTACGGGAATCGCGACCCTGATCGCGCTCCGGAACGTCGACCAAGGTCTCGACAGCCCCTTGCGGACGATCATTCCGGAGGCGCCGTTCGTCAATCCGTGGGAGAAGAGCGATCCGGTGCGGGTGGGGCATTTGCTGGAGCATACCGCCGGGCTGTCGGACCTGAGCCGCATCGAATTCGATTCGACCGACCCGAAGCCGCTCTCCCTCGATGAAGCCTTTCGTCTCGATCCATCGTCCCGTCTGTTGCGCTGGCCGCCGGGAAGGTACTCGTCCTACTCCAACGTGGGCGCGGGGATGGCGGCGCTCGTCATCGAACGCCTGAGCGGCGAAGAGTACGAGTCCTTCGTTGCATCCCGGATCCTGCGCCCTCTGGGCATGAGTTCTGCCGGATTCCGGCTGGACAGCAGCGCGGCGGCGCGCCTGGCGCAGGGCTACGACTCCGACGGAGTGAAACCCCTGCCTTACTGGCACGTGTTGTATCGCGCATTCGGCGGTCTCAATGCAGACGGCCGGGACATGGCGCGATTTCTACAGTGGCTCCTCGAGCCGTCCCGGGCGGCGGTGCTGTCTTCGGCGGAGATGAGCCGGCTGGAAACGCCCGACACCACGCTGGCGGCCCGATCGGGGCTGCGCTATGGCTACGCGAAGGGGGTGTACCAATACGTCCATGACGGATTCGTCTGGATGGGACATGGCGGAGACGCGGACGGGTATCTGTCCCGCCTCGGCTATCGGCGAGAGGCGGGCGTCGGTTACTTTCTCGTCATCAACGCCTTCAAGCCCCGGGCCCTGCGCGAAATGCAGGATGCGGTCGAGACCGCGCTGGAAGGAGGGTTCTCCCGGCCGGAACCGCCCCCCGTGATGGCGTTGGAGTCATCCGAACTGGGCGCGATGGCCGGATGCTATCGGACGGTCACGCGCAGGTTTACGTGGCAGGACAGCGGCGACGAGGAGTCACTGACCGTCCGGGTGCGAGGCGATCATCTGGTCACGGTCTCCGCCTCGGGGGCCGAAGGCGACCTCTGGCCCGTCACCCCGAGCCACTTCCGGCGCACGGACGAAACCGTCGCGACCAGCGCCATTGTGCGGGACCTCGACGGGCGTCTGATCCTCCAGGGCGACATGGGGAATCTCCGGCGCGAGACCGGACTACCGGATGCGGGCGGCTGCGTCCCGTAA
- the fliD gene encoding flagellar filament capping protein FliD yields MAISTPGIGSNLDVNSIVSQLMAIERQPLDRLDVKEASYQAKLSAYGGVRSALSTFQDAVDSLATGTKFVTRSATSTDTAVATASAKSNAQTGTYSLDVSQLAQSHVLAAAGQANSTDAIGSGVSTELRFEFGTISGGTLTSGVYSGASFASNAQSTTGVVTIDPTNNSLSGIKDAINAAGIGVRASIVGDGSANPYRLVLQSASSGAAGSMKISVSGDSALESLLSYDPAGTQNLTQTVEAQDAELTINGLAIASSSNSLSDAIEGATVSLLKAGTTTVTVSRDTSGVQSAVQDFVDAYNELSKTLTGVSAADVKAGTKAALNGDSAVRTIQSQLRAALSGSLGSNFALNTLSQIGIGFQRDGTLQLDTGKLSDALESNADDVSALFAESGRSTDSFVSVSKQTSRTQAGTYELTVTALGTQGRIEGSAAANLTIEEGTNDTLNVALDDLTASVKLTAGTYTAASLAAMVQSAINGASAFSAASRGVTVTQDAGIFTILSNRYGADSSVGLGGNGALDLLGDFPLSSQGVDVAGTIGGVEATGSGRLLTGADGSVTQGLELEITGGSVGARGNVTVGSGFAARLSSLIDGFLDGDGTLASRTEGVNRSIDDIDRLRDTLNRRLQDTETRYRAQFTALDVMMTNMLQTSNYLTQQLSALNNSKG; encoded by the coding sequence ATGGCTATCTCCACTCCAGGCATCGGCTCTAACCTCGACGTCAACAGCATCGTTTCGCAGTTGATGGCGATCGAGCGGCAGCCGCTCGACCGCCTGGATGTCAAGGAAGCCAGCTATCAGGCGAAACTGTCGGCCTATGGAGGCGTGCGCTCGGCGCTCTCCACGTTTCAGGACGCCGTCGACTCGCTCGCGACAGGGACGAAGTTCGTCACCCGCTCGGCGACGAGTACGGATACGGCCGTCGCCACTGCCTCCGCAAAATCGAATGCCCAGACCGGAACGTACAGTCTGGACGTCTCCCAGCTCGCCCAGTCTCACGTCCTCGCGGCCGCCGGCCAGGCCAACTCCACCGATGCCATCGGCTCGGGCGTCAGTACCGAATTGCGGTTCGAGTTCGGGACCATCTCCGGCGGCACGCTGACTTCGGGCGTCTACTCCGGCGCGAGCTTCGCGTCCAACGCCCAGTCGACGACCGGCGTGGTCACGATCGATCCGACCAACAACTCCCTGTCCGGCATCAAGGACGCGATCAACGCGGCCGGCATCGGCGTTCGCGCGAGCATCGTCGGGGACGGCAGCGCGAACCCGTACCGCCTGGTCCTCCAGTCGGCCAGTTCCGGCGCCGCCGGGAGCATGAAGATTTCCGTCTCGGGAGACAGCGCCCTGGAATCGCTGCTTTCCTACGACCCCGCGGGCACGCAGAACCTGACCCAGACGGTCGAGGCCCAGGACGCCGAACTCACCATCAACGGGTTGGCCATTGCCAGCAGTTCCAACAGCCTTTCCGATGCCATCGAAGGGGCTACGGTGTCGCTGCTGAAGGCCGGGACGACGACCGTCACGGTGAGCCGGGACACTTCCGGCGTCCAGAGCGCGGTCCAGGATTTCGTGGACGCCTACAACGAACTGAGCAAGACTCTGACGGGCGTGAGCGCGGCCGACGTCAAGGCCGGGACCAAGGCGGCGCTGAACGGCGACAGCGCCGTCCGGACCATCCAGTCGCAGCTTCGTGCCGCGCTGAGCGGATCGCTCGGTTCCAATTTCGCGCTCAACACGCTCTCGCAGATCGGCATCGGTTTCCAGCGCGACGGCACGCTCCAGCTGGACACGGGCAAACTGTCGGACGCGCTCGAATCCAATGCGGACGACGTCAGCGCGCTATTCGCCGAGAGTGGCCGCAGCACGGACAGTTTCGTCTCCGTGTCGAAACAGACATCCCGCACGCAGGCCGGCACCTATGAGCTCACCGTCACGGCGCTCGGTACGCAGGGCAGGATCGAAGGCAGCGCAGCGGCCAACCTGACCATCGAGGAAGGCACGAACGACACGCTGAACGTGGCTCTGGACGATCTGACCGCATCCGTGAAGCTGACGGCCGGTACCTATACGGCGGCCTCGCTGGCCGCCATGGTGCAGTCGGCCATCAACGGCGCATCGGCATTCTCGGCTGCATCCCGCGGCGTGACCGTGACTCAGGACGCAGGCATCTTCACCATCCTGTCGAACCGGTACGGCGCCGACTCGTCCGTCGGACTGGGGGGCAACGGCGCCCTGGATCTGCTCGGAGATTTTCCGCTCTCCTCGCAAGGGGTGGATGTGGCGGGAACGATCGGCGGCGTGGAAGCCACGGGTTCAGGGCGTCTGCTCACGGGCGCCGATGGCAGTGTGACGCAGGGGCTGGAACTGGAAATCACGGGAGGCAGCGTGGGAGCACGCGGTAACGTCACGGTGGGCTCCGGTTTCGCAGCCCGACTGAGCAGCCTCATCGACGGCTTTCTGGATGGCGACGGAACGCTGGCGAGCCGGACCGAGGGAGTGAACCGCTCCATCGACGACATCGACCGGCTGCGGGATACGCTGAACCGCCGATTGCAGGATACGGAAACGCGATACAGGGCGCAGTTCACGGCCCTGGACGTGATGATGACCAACATGCTTCAGACCAGCAATTACCTGACACAGCAGCTTTCGGCCTTGAACAATTCGAAGGGGTGA
- a CDS encoding DUF2802 domain-containing protein codes for MDSIVLTWRELLIAAIVILGVYIAEVLLLLRHGRSPALRLWRGVRKSSEPSLAIGPLRQEIAELKLQIAELRAQMEAQRAQTPAEQPTPYAQAIQMARGGGAAPDISSSCGISRGEAELITALYRKR; via the coding sequence ATGGATTCCATCGTCCTTACCTGGCGCGAACTGCTGATCGCTGCCATCGTCATTCTCGGCGTGTACATCGCGGAAGTCCTGCTTCTGCTGCGCCATGGCCGCTCGCCTGCCTTGCGTCTGTGGCGCGGGGTGCGGAAGTCCTCCGAGCCGTCTCTCGCCATCGGTCCGCTCAGGCAGGAGATTGCCGAGCTGAAGCTCCAGATCGCCGAGCTTCGCGCCCAGATGGAGGCTCAGCGTGCCCAGACTCCCGCCGAGCAGCCCACGCCCTACGCGCAGGCCATCCAGATGGCAAGGGGAGGCGGGGCAGCGCCCGATATCTCCTCGTCGTGCGGCATCTCGCGCGGCGAAGCCGAACTCATCACCGCGCTTTACCGCAAGCGCTGA
- the fliS gene encoding flagellar export chaperone FliS: MNAVFDSALKTYARLDVETGVAGATPEMLIVMLYDGAIRAVSTALVEMQRGEIAAKGAQITKALRILEEGLSCALDTQAGGELAENLAALYEYMGDRLMLANLRNDPALLEEVRLLLSELREAWQALVKKQSEAGGITSLPRDRGNPVSYGKV, encoded by the coding sequence ATGAATGCGGTATTCGACAGTGCCCTGAAGACGTACGCCCGACTGGACGTCGAGACGGGAGTGGCCGGTGCGACCCCGGAGATGCTGATCGTCATGCTGTACGACGGAGCGATTCGTGCCGTCTCGACTGCCCTCGTGGAGATGCAGCGTGGCGAGATCGCCGCCAAGGGAGCGCAGATCACGAAGGCGCTCCGGATCCTCGAAGAAGGCCTGTCCTGCGCCCTGGATACCCAGGCCGGCGGCGAACTTGCCGAGAATCTCGCGGCGCTGTACGAGTACATGGGAGACCGGCTGATGCTCGCCAATCTGCGCAACGATCCAGCGTTGCTGGAGGAAGTGCGGTTGCTGTTGTCCGAACTTCGCGAGGCGTGGCAGGCGCTCGTGAAGAAGCAGAGCGAGGCAGGCGGGATCACGTCGTTGCCGCGGGATCGCGGCAATCCGGTGAGCTACGGGAAGGTCTGA
- a CDS encoding FAD-dependent oxidoreductase, with translation MQPTDIRSPQYFHKVVDCQWACPAHTPVPEYIRLIAAGRYADAYLVNWQSNVFPGILGRTCDRPCEPACRRGRVEEANLEKPEPVAICRLKRVAADHKGDVRSRMPRPPATGNGRRIACVGGGPASLTVARDLAPLGYDVTVFEGDPKPGGFMRTQVPRFRLPEEVIDEETGYILDMGVTFRGGSRIDSLRALLGQGYDAVFVGTGAPRGRDLDVPGRKEAAGHIHIGIDWLASVSFGHVDKVGKRVIVLGGGNTAMDCCRSARRLGGEDVKVIVRSGFEEMKASPWEKEDAIHEGIPILNYLVPKSFEHSAGRLTGMTFEKVHAVYDEKGRRQLLPTGEPDQSFECDEVLIAVGQENAFPWIERDLGMEFDRWGLPVLDASTHQSTIPNVFFGGDAAFGPKNIITAVAHGHEAAVSIHKFCLGEDIRQRPDPRTRLTSQKMGIHEWSYDNDVSGDKRHSVPWAVAERALRSIKVEVELGFDAATAYKEAERCLNCDVQTVFGRDLCIECDACADICPMDCITFTANGEEADLRQRLNAPALNAEQDLYVSPALKTGRIMVKDEDVCLHCGLCAERCPTGAWDMQKFLLEMTHAGPGCQTRSTERSAA, from the coding sequence TTGCAGCCAACCGATATCCGTAGTCCCCAGTACTTCCACAAGGTGGTGGATTGTCAGTGGGCCTGTCCGGCCCACACTCCGGTTCCCGAATACATTCGATTGATCGCAGCAGGCAGGTATGCCGATGCGTACCTCGTCAACTGGCAGTCCAACGTCTTCCCCGGCATCCTCGGCCGCACCTGCGACCGCCCCTGCGAGCCCGCCTGCCGCCGCGGCCGCGTCGAGGAGGCCAACCTCGAGAAGCCCGAACCCGTCGCGATCTGCCGCCTGAAGCGAGTCGCGGCCGATCACAAGGGCGACGTGCGATCCCGCATGCCCCGTCCACCCGCGACCGGCAATGGCCGCCGGATCGCCTGTGTCGGGGGAGGGCCGGCCTCGCTGACCGTGGCCCGCGATCTCGCGCCGCTCGGGTACGACGTGACCGTGTTCGAGGGCGATCCCAAGCCGGGCGGCTTCATGCGAACCCAGGTTCCGCGTTTCCGGTTGCCGGAAGAGGTGATCGACGAGGAAACCGGTTACATCCTCGACATGGGTGTGACGTTCCGCGGGGGCAGCCGCATCGATTCGCTGCGCGCCCTCCTGGGGCAGGGCTACGACGCGGTCTTCGTCGGCACGGGCGCGCCCCGGGGCCGCGATCTCGACGTTCCCGGACGCAAGGAGGCTGCCGGCCATATCCACATCGGCATCGATTGGCTCGCTTCCGTGTCCTTCGGCCATGTGGACAAGGTCGGCAAGCGCGTGATCGTGCTGGGCGGCGGCAACACGGCCATGGACTGCTGCCGGTCGGCGCGCCGTCTGGGGGGCGAGGACGTCAAGGTGATCGTCCGTTCCGGATTCGAGGAGATGAAGGCGTCTCCCTGGGAGAAGGAGGACGCGATCCACGAAGGCATTCCCATCCTCAACTACCTGGTGCCCAAGAGCTTCGAGCACAGCGCGGGACGTCTCACCGGCATGACCTTCGAGAAGGTGCACGCGGTGTACGACGAGAAGGGCCGGCGCCAGCTCCTGCCCACCGGCGAACCGGATCAGAGCTTCGAGTGTGACGAGGTGCTGATTGCGGTCGGCCAGGAAAACGCCTTTCCCTGGATCGAGCGCGATCTTGGCATGGAGTTCGACCGCTGGGGGCTGCCTGTCCTGGACGCTTCCACGCACCAGTCGACGATTCCCAACGTCTTTTTCGGCGGGGATGCCGCTTTCGGTCCCAAGAACATCATCACGGCCGTGGCCCACGGTCACGAAGCCGCCGTGTCCATCCACAAGTTCTGTCTGGGCGAGGACATCCGGCAGCGACCCGATCCGCGCACCCGGCTCACCTCGCAGAAGATGGGCATCCACGAGTGGAGCTACGACAACGACGTGTCCGGGGACAAGCGCCACAGCGTTCCCTGGGCGGTCGCCGAGCGCGCCCTGCGCAGCATCAAGGTGGAGGTCGAACTGGGATTCGACGCGGCCACGGCGTACAAGGAGGCCGAGCGCTGCCTGAACTGCGACGTACAGACGGTGTTCGGACGTGACCTATGCATCGAGTGCGACGCCTGCGCGGACATCTGTCCCATGGACTGCATCACCTTTACCGCCAATGGCGAAGAGGCCGACCTGCGCCAGCGTCTCAACGCGCCGGCGCTCAATGCGGAACAGGACCTCTACGTATCGCCGGCACTCAAGACCGGACGCATCATGGTCAAGGACGAGGACGTCTGCCTGCATTGCGGCCTGTGCGCCGAGCGCTGCCCGACGGGCGCCTGGGACATGCAGAAGTTCTTGCTGGAAATGACACATGCGGGACCGGGATGCCAGACCCGGAGCACGGAGAGGAGCGCTGCGTGA
- a CDS encoding flagellar protein FliT, which produces MSQNRIVEIYSEALELTGRMFDAARASDWDGLVKLEQARDRLIEQARVLDAEPPQAGDIQARKRELLQQILERDEEIRALTQDWMRELRDILENANNVQRLQKTYTQR; this is translated from the coding sequence GTGTCGCAGAATCGAATCGTCGAGATCTACAGCGAGGCGCTCGAACTCACGGGGCGCATGTTCGATGCCGCCCGCGCGAGCGACTGGGATGGCCTCGTCAAGCTCGAGCAGGCGCGCGACCGTCTGATCGAGCAGGCACGCGTACTGGATGCGGAGCCCCCCCAGGCCGGCGACATCCAGGCACGCAAGCGCGAACTGCTGCAGCAGATACTGGAGCGGGACGAGGAGATCCGGGCGCTGACCCAGGACTGGATGCGCGAACTGCGCGACATCCTCGAGAACGCGAACAATGTCCAGCGCCTGCAGAAGACGTACACGCAGCGCTGA
- a CDS encoding flagellar protein FlaG — MLSALKPRVGEAGSSAANPAAATPAAQAAKPVTPNKPRAQESAEAVEAADLARTVQDAQDVASAAGAKLQFSIDKDIGKTIIKVVDSTTNEVIRQIPSEELVALAKNMDKLEGMLFNQKV; from the coding sequence ATGTTGTCGGCTCTCAAGCCCCGAGTGGGCGAAGCGGGCTCCAGCGCAGCGAACCCGGCTGCGGCCACACCTGCGGCACAGGCTGCGAAGCCCGTGACGCCCAACAAGCCGCGCGCGCAGGAATCTGCGGAAGCCGTCGAGGCCGCGGATCTCGCGAGGACCGTGCAGGATGCGCAGGACGTGGCTTCGGCCGCTGGCGCCAAGCTGCAGTTCTCCATCGACAAGGATATCGGGAAGACGATCATCAAGGTGGTCGACTCCACGACGAACGAGGTGATTCGCCAGATTCCCTCGGAAGAACTGGTGGCGCTTGCCAAGAACATGGACAAGCTGGAAGGGATGCTCTTCAACCAGAAAGTCTGA
- a CDS encoding flagellin, protein MSQVIGTNVASLNAQRNLSTSQGSLATALQRLSSGLRINSAKDDAAGLAISERFTSQIRGLEQARRNANDGISLSQTAEGALQSSGDILQRIRELSVQSANASNSAGDRKALQAEVGQLVAELDRIANNTEFNGLKLLDGSFGSAAFQVGANANQIITAQTGDFRTTVYGNNNYKSAIITASDTAAFTAEDFDIQGLESATISAVATDTARTLANKVNSQSDVTGVTATGRTKSQLAFDTADESYTLSFTSNNTTAVNVTFSVGAVDTAEGLASAVSSINDAASKTGVTAKLNDTQDGIILENASGENIRVDNGASSGGGITLGNYDATNDNYETGVAAAAGAGLQVVGYLEFASDRGFAIANSGGTNVADGSATLQSVSTIDVSNVAGANSALAIVDAALAAVNGQRARFGALQSRFENTVANLQTTSENLTASRSRIRDADFAAETAALTRSQILQQAGTAVLAQANAIPQNVLSLLQ, encoded by the coding sequence ATGTCTCAAGTAATCGGCACCAACGTCGCTTCGCTCAACGCGCAGCGTAACCTCAGCACCTCGCAAGGATCGCTCGCAACCGCCCTGCAGCGGCTGTCGTCGGGGCTGCGTATCAACTCCGCCAAGGACGACGCTGCCGGCCTCGCGATTTCCGAGCGTTTCACTTCGCAGATCCGCGGCCTCGAACAGGCTCGCCGCAACGCCAATGACGGTATCTCGCTGTCGCAGACTGCAGAAGGCGCGCTCCAGTCGTCCGGCGACATTCTCCAGCGTATTCGCGAACTGTCCGTCCAGTCGGCCAACGCATCGAATTCTGCCGGTGACCGCAAGGCGCTGCAGGCGGAAGTGGGCCAGCTGGTCGCGGAACTGGACCGGATTGCGAACAACACGGAATTCAACGGACTGAAGCTGCTCGACGGCTCGTTCGGTTCCGCGGCATTCCAGGTCGGCGCGAACGCCAACCAGATCATCACGGCGCAGACCGGCGATTTCCGCACCACGGTCTACGGCAACAACAACTACAAGAGCGCGATCATCACGGCGAGCGACACCGCCGCGTTCACCGCCGAGGACTTCGACATCCAGGGTCTGGAGTCGGCGACCATCAGCGCCGTGGCGACCGATACGGCTCGCACACTGGCCAACAAGGTCAATTCCCAGTCCGACGTCACGGGCGTGACGGCGACGGGCCGCACCAAGTCGCAACTGGCGTTCGACACCGCCGATGAGAGCTACACGCTGTCCTTCACGTCCAACAACACAACGGCCGTGAACGTGACGTTCTCCGTCGGCGCGGTGGACACGGCAGAAGGCCTGGCGAGCGCGGTTTCGTCCATCAACGACGCCGCGTCGAAGACGGGCGTCACTGCCAAGCTCAACGACACCCAGGACGGCATCATCCTGGAGAACGCCTCCGGCGAGAACATCCGCGTGGACAACGGCGCGTCTTCGGGCGGCGGGATCACATTGGGCAACTACGACGCGACGAACGACAACTACGAGACGGGTGTGGCGGCTGCGGCCGGCGCCGGTCTGCAGGTCGTGGGCTACCTCGAGTTCGCCTCCGATCGCGGTTTCGCCATCGCGAACAGCGGCGGCACCAACGTGGCCGACGGTTCGGCAACGCTGCAATCCGTTTCGACGATCGACGTCTCCAACGTGGCCGGTGCCAACAGCGCTCTGGCGATCGTGGATGCAGCACTCGCTGCGGTGAACGGTCAACGTGCCCGGTTCGGCGCTCTGCAGTCCCGCTTCGAGAACACCGTGGCGAACCTGCAGACGACGTCCGAGAACCTGACGGCGTCCCGCTCGCGCATCCGTGATGCGGACTTCGCGGCCGAAACCGCAGCGCTGACGCGCTCGCAGATCCTGCAACAGGCCGGCACCGCCGTCCTGGCGCAGGCGAACGCGATCCCGCAGAACGTGCTGTCGCTGCTGCAGTAA